In one window of Lampris incognitus isolate fLamInc1 chromosome 3, fLamInc1.hap2, whole genome shotgun sequence DNA:
- the mydgf gene encoding myeloid-derived growth factor isoform X2, producing the protein MDREIKFCALNLAALFAFALISTFDSASASADRTKTVEFNMKPGGVVHTFAEKIRDYECSFTYASQGGTNEQWLMSVGLSDDDGLFSCSVWRPQGKSYLFFTQFKAELKGTKIEYANAYSQTAVGGQSDVALKPEEFVVGDSTDGKFRAELSKLTMIGRTRHDEL; encoded by the exons ATGGACCGTGAAATTAAGTTTTGTGCCCTTAATTTGGCGGCATTGTTTGCATTCGCTTTAATTTCGACGTTCGATTCGGCCAGCGCTTCCGCAGACCGGACGAAAACGGTGGAATTCAATATGAAACCCGGAGGAGTGGTACACACGTTCGCTGAAAAGATC CGGGACTATGAGTGCTCATTCACTTATGCTTCACAAGGGGGAACCAATGAG CAATGGCTTATGAGTGTAGGCCTGAGCGATGATGACGGACTCTTCTCATGCTCTGTGTGGAG GCCCCAGGGGAAGTCATACCTGTTTTTCACTCAGTTTAAAGCTGAGCTGAAGGGAACCAAAATTGAATATGCCAACGCATAC TCACAGACTGCGGTGGGAGGACAGAGTGATGTAGCTTTGAAGCCGGAAGAATTTGTCGTGGGAGACTCCACAG ATGGAAAGTTCCGGGCTGAGCTCTCGAAGTTGACCATGATTGGCCGAACACGACATGATGAGTTGTGA
- the mydgf gene encoding myeloid-derived growth factor isoform X1 has product MDREIKFCALNLAALFAFALISTFDSASASADRTKTVEFNMKPGGVVHTFAEKIRDYECSFTYASQGGTNEQWLMSVGLSDDDGLFSCSVWRPQGKSYLFFTQFKAELKGTKIEYANAYSQTAVGGQSDVALKPEEFVVGDSTVTHTDGKFRAELSKLTMIGRTRHDEL; this is encoded by the exons ATGGACCGTGAAATTAAGTTTTGTGCCCTTAATTTGGCGGCATTGTTTGCATTCGCTTTAATTTCGACGTTCGATTCGGCCAGCGCTTCCGCAGACCGGACGAAAACGGTGGAATTCAATATGAAACCCGGAGGAGTGGTACACACGTTCGCTGAAAAGATC CGGGACTATGAGTGCTCATTCACTTATGCTTCACAAGGGGGAACCAATGAG CAATGGCTTATGAGTGTAGGCCTGAGCGATGATGACGGACTCTTCTCATGCTCTGTGTGGAG GCCCCAGGGGAAGTCATACCTGTTTTTCACTCAGTTTAAAGCTGAGCTGAAGGGAACCAAAATTGAATATGCCAACGCATAC TCACAGACTGCGGTGGGAGGACAGAGTGATGTAGCTTTGAAGCCGGAAGAATTTGTCGTGGGAGACTCCACAG TGACTCACACAGATGGAAAGTTCCGGGCTGAGCTCTCGAAGTTGACCATGATTGGCCGAACACGACATGATGAGTTGTGA
- the loxl5a gene encoding lysyl oxidase-like 5a, giving the protein MDNFALVAVCLLHSLVHLSLGQHSLRARPGPWRQRVQWENNGQVYSLLSTGTQYHSPVPTRRQTQLYLSATKKHHGRRHPAAGTDLAAEERDAGRPDASVLGPEAGQYLLATERLDSGARQRPSNDAASVQEFSGSGVPRGGRTSLPIGDDVSRSGAPRLVSVSPAGPPESRSRESEGGRSLAGGAPGAEDGGPGRPRVILQQQQRRQTALGAHTPAARVHPESSDFPAPLSSNAVDAHLPSPSRTTGTATDLTREDVRDPNGHHHRNSVFYQMYPPAGGSRAPVRHPPGTGYGTRFFHNGLPDLVPDPYYIQAASYIQRVQMYALRCAAEENCLSRSAYHPSVSDLDYRVLLRFPQRVKNQGTADFLPVKPRHEWEWHSCHQHYHSMEAFSNYDLLDIHTGRKVAEGHKASFCLEDTSCDRGIRRRFACTAHTQGLGPGCYDTYHANIDCQWIDITDVPPGNYILEVTVNPSQLVQESDFSNNVVRCDIRYTGAYVQARNCRITGS; this is encoded by the exons ATGGACAACTTCGCTTTGGTAGCAGTTTGTCTACTTCATAGTTTGGTGCATTTGAGCCTCGGCCAGCACAGTTTACGTGCGCGTCCCGGTCCATGGAGACAGCGGGTCCAGTGGGAGAATAACGGACAGGTGTACAGTTTACTGAGCACGGGAACTCAGTACCACTCGCCCGTGCCGACGAGGCGGCAGACCCAACTCTACCTCAGCGCCACCAAAAAGCATCACGGCCGACGTCACCCGGCCGCCGGGACTGACTTGGCCGCGGAGGAGAGAGACGCGGGTCGGCCGGACGCGTCGGTTCTCGGTCCGGAAGCGGGTCAGTATTTGCTCGCCACGGAGCGGCTCGATTCCGGCGCGCGTCAGCGCCCCTCCAACGACGCCGCCTCCGTTCAGGAGTTCTCCGGCAGCGGCGTCCCGAGAGGAGGGCGAACAAGTCTCCCGATCGGGGACGATGTAAGCAGATCGGGCGCACCCCGACTGGTTTCGGTGTCGCCGGCGGGACCGCCAGAAAGCCGAAGCCGAGAATCCGAAGGCGGGCGGTCTCTCGCCGGAGGGGCCCCCGGCGCTGAAGATGGAGGCCCCGGGCGACCGCGCGTCatcctccagcagcagcagcggcggcaaaCGGCGTTAGGCGCGCACACCCCCGCTGCCAGAGTCCACCCGGAGTCCAGCGACTTCCCCGCGCCGCTGTCCAGCAACGCCGTAGATGCACACTTGCCTTCTCCAAGTCGCACAACAGGGACCGCCACGGATTTAACGCGGGAGGATGTTAGAGATCCAAACGGTCACCATCACAGGAACTCGGTTTTCTATCAAATGTACCCGCCGGCGGGCGGGAGCAGGGCCCCTGTGCGCCATCCACCAGGAACCGGTTACGGCACCAGGTTTTTCCACAATG GTCTCCCAGACCTGGTTCCAGACCCTTACTATATCCAAGCTGCCTCTTACATCCAGAGAGTGCAGATGTATGCTCTACGCTGTGCTGCTGAGGAAAACTGTCTTTCCAG GTCTGCGTACCACCCGAGTGTGAGTGACCTAGACTACAGGGTCCTGCTGCGGTTCCCACAGCGGGTGAAAAACCAGGGAACGGCAGACTTCCTCCCAGTGAAGCCCAGACACGAGTGGGAATGGCACAGCTGTCACCA ACACTACCACAGTATGGAGGCCTTCAGTAACTATGACCTGCTGGACATCCACACTGGGAGGAAGGTCGCTGAGGGACACAAGGCCAGCTTCTGCTTGGAGGACACGTCTTGTGACCGGGGAATACGACGACGCTTTGCCTGCACTGCCCACACACAG GGTCTCGGTCCAGGTTGTTATGATACGTACCACGCCAACATTGACTGCCAGTGGATCGACATCACAGATGTACCACCGGGAAATTACATTCTCGAG GTGACAGTGAACCCCTCTCAACTGGTTCAGGAGTCCGATTTCTCCAACAACGTGGTGCGGTGTGACATCAGGTACACAGGGGCCTACGTCCAGGCTAGAAACTGCAGGATTACCGG GAGCTAA